In Oreochromis niloticus isolate F11D_XX linkage group LG18, O_niloticus_UMD_NMBU, whole genome shotgun sequence, one genomic interval encodes:
- the pde4ca gene encoding cAMP-specific 3',5'-cyclic phosphodiesterase 4D isoform X7, with the protein MMNKDSRFSRKMHSNFSTRRHSCIGFDVENGLSVGRSPLDPQASPNSGLARPTNFPHSQRRESFLYRSDSDFDLSPKGPSRNSSTASDLEESLKHWEVNWLSSRHTEDMIVTPFAQVLASLRTVRSNFAVITGQQDRTASKTRSSGSNPPSMCKTSLAEEPHQQLAIETLDELDWCLEQLETLKTRHSVSEMASNKFKRMLNRELSQLSETSRSGNQVSEFISSTFLEKQHDMDIMSPPTKEKDKKKRPMSQISGVKKATHSPSLAPSTIPRFGVNASQEGLLAKELEDINRWGIDIFKVSEYSGNRPLTVTMYTIFQERDLLKSFKIPVDTFITFMMTLEDHYHADVAYHNNIHAADVVQSTHVLLSTPALEAVFTDLEILAALFASAIHDVDHPGVSNQFLINTNSELALMYNDLSVLENHHLAVGFKLLQEDNCDIFQNLNKKQRQSLRKMVIDMVLATDMSKHMNLLADLKTMVETKKVTSLGVLLLDNYSDRIQVLQNMVHCADLSNPTKPLELYRQWTDRIMVEFFTQGDREREKGMEISPMCDKHNASVEKNQVGFIDYIVHPLWETWADLVHPDAQDILDTLEDNREWYQSMIPHSPSPHPEGQEEEEEEEDTFAGEASAHCRGSGSASADKFQFKLTLEEEGESDTESPPEEEEGQSSSRRHEIYRSDSASPASRRLPKMLTSDSGRTFSLDSEKDMAEERETDEGVSGVPRFRIGT; encoded by the exons ATGATGAACAAGGATTCTCGCTTTTCAAGGAAGATGCACAGCAACTTCTCCACCCGCAGGCACTCATGCATTGG TTTTGATGTGGAGAATGGATTGTCTGTGGGACGCAGCCCCCTGGACCCTCAGGCCAGCCCTAACTCTGGTCTGGCCCGACCGACCAATTTCCCTCACAGCCAGCGGAGGGAATCTTTCCTCTACCGCTCTGACTCCGACTTCGACCTTTCACCCAAAGGTCCCTCCAGAAACTCCTCCACTGCCAGTGACCT GGAAGAAAGCTTGAAGCATTGGGAAGTCAACTGGTTGTCATCTCG ACATACAGAAGACATGATAGTCACACCGTTTGCACAG GTCCTCGCCAGCCTGAGGACAGTTCGAAGTAACTTCGCCGTCATAACCGGCCAGCAAGATCGCACGGCCAGCAA AACACGATCTTCAGGCAGCAACCCACCATCCATGTGCAAGACCAGCCTCGCAG AGGAGCCTCATCAGCAGCTGGCCATAGAGACTCTAGATGAGCTGGACTGGTGTCTGGAGCAACTAGAGACGCTGAAAACCCGACACTCTGTCAGTGAGATGGCTTCCAACAAG TTCAAGAGGATGCTGAACCGAGAGCTCAGCCAGCTGTCAGAAACCAGCCGTTCAGGGAACCAGGTGTCTGAATTCATCTCCAGCACCTTTCTGG AGAAACAACATGACATGGACATCATGTCTCCCCCGACCAAggagaaagacaagaaaaagcGTCCTATGTCCCAGATCAGCGGTGTGAAGAAGGCCACCCACAGTCCCAGCCTCGCTCCTTCAACCATTCCTCGATTTGGGGTCAATGCTAGCCAGGAAGGACTCCTAGCTAAG GAACTCGAGGATATAAATCGATGGGGTATTGACATCTTTAAGGTCTCTGAGTATTCTGGGAATCGCCCACTGACAGTCACCATGTACACCATTTTCCAG gaACGTGATCTGCTAAAGTCCTTTAAGATTCCAGTGGATACTTTCATTACCTTCATGATGACTTTGGAGGACCATTATCATGCTGATGTGGCCTACCACAACAACATCCATGCTGCAGACGTGGTCCAATCAACACACGTGCTGCTGTCCACACCTGCGCTGGAG GCTGTGTTTACTGATCTGGAGATCCTCGCTGCGCTGTTCGCCAGCGCCATCCACGACGTGGATCACCCCGGAGTTTCCAATCAGTTTCTCATCAACACCA ACTCAGAGCTGGCCCTGATGTACAATGACTTGTCAGTGCTAGAGAATCACCACCTGGCTGTAGGCTTTAAGCTTCTGCAGGAAGacaactgtgatatttttcagAATCTCAACAAAAAGCAGCGTCAGTCGCTTCGCAAAATGGTCATCGACATG GTGCTCGCCACAGATATGTCCAAACACATGAACCTGTTAGCAGACCTGAAGACCATGGTGGAGACTAAGAAAGTGACCAGCCTGGGAGTCCTGCTTTTAGACAACTATTCAGATCGCATACAG GTTCTTCAGAACATGGTACACTGTGCAGACCTGAGTAACCCGACCAAACCTCTCGAGCTGTACCGCCAGTGGACAGACCGCATCATGGTGGAGTTCTTCAcacagggagacagagagagagagaaaggcatgGAGATCAGCCCCATGTGCGACAAGCACAATGCCTCAGTAGAAAAGAACCAG GTGGGTTTCATCGACTACATCGTTCATCCTCTGTGGGAAACATGGGCCGACCTGGTGCACCCTGATGCGCAGGACATCCTGGACACGCTGGAGGATAACAGAGAGTGGTATCAGAGCATGATCCCCCACAGCCCATCACCTCACCCAGAGggccaggaggaggaggaggaggaggaagatacCTTTGCAGGGGAAGCTTCGGCACACTGTCGGGGTAGCGGGTCTGCTTCTGCTGACAAGTTTCAGTTTAAGCTGACCTTAGAAGAAGAGGGGGAGTCTGACACAGAGAGTCCacctgaggaagaggagggccagagcagcagcaggaggcatGAAATCTATAGATCCGATTCGGCCTCTCCTGCATCGCGAAGGCTTCCCAAAATGCTTACAAGTGACTCGGGCAGGACGTTTTCTTTAGACTCGGAGAAAGATATggcagaagaaagagaaacgGACGAAGGCGTCTCTGGAGTTCCACGCTTTCGAATTGGCACATAG
- the pde4ca gene encoding cAMP-specific 3',5'-cyclic phosphodiesterase 4D isoform X5 — protein MPPPGKPWRAGQPDRARQTRKRDGLYRDESGHKLRRTKRGRQAESPRRGGFDVENGLSVGRSPLDPQASPNSGLARPTNFPHSQRRESFLYRSDSDFDLSPKGPSRNSSTASDLEESLKHWEVNWLSSRHTEDMIVTPFAQVLASLRTVRSNFAVITGQQDRTASKTRSSGSNPPSMCKTSLAEEPHQQLAIETLDELDWCLEQLETLKTRHSVSEMASNKFKRMLNRELSQLSETSRSGNQVSEFISSTFLEKQHDMDIMSPPTKEKDKKKRPMSQISGVKKATHSPSLAPSTIPRFGVNASQEGLLAKELEDINRWGIDIFKVSEYSGNRPLTVTMYTIFQERDLLKSFKIPVDTFITFMMTLEDHYHADVAYHNNIHAADVVQSTHVLLSTPALEAVFTDLEILAALFASAIHDVDHPGVSNQFLINTNSELALMYNDLSVLENHHLAVGFKLLQEDNCDIFQNLNKKQRQSLRKMVIDMVLATDMSKHMNLLADLKTMVETKKVTSLGVLLLDNYSDRIQVLQNMVHCADLSNPTKPLELYRQWTDRIMVEFFTQGDREREKGMEISPMCDKHNASVEKNQVGFIDYIVHPLWETWADLVHPDAQDILDTLEDNREWYQSMIPHSPSPHPEGQEEEEEEEDTFAGEASAHCRGSGSASADKFQFKLTLEEEGESDTESPPEEEEGQSSSRRHEIYRSDSASPASRRLPKMLTSDSGRTFSLDSEKDMAEERETDEGVSGVPRFRIGT, from the exons ATGCCACCTCCCGGGAAGCCGTGGAGAGCTGGACAGCCTGATCGAGCGAGACAGACGAGGAAGCGGGACGGACTTTACAGAGATGAGAGCGGCCACAAGCTGAGGAGAACCAAGAGAGGGAGACAAGCGGAGTCGCCGAGAAGAGGAGG TTTTGATGTGGAGAATGGATTGTCTGTGGGACGCAGCCCCCTGGACCCTCAGGCCAGCCCTAACTCTGGTCTGGCCCGACCGACCAATTTCCCTCACAGCCAGCGGAGGGAATCTTTCCTCTACCGCTCTGACTCCGACTTCGACCTTTCACCCAAAGGTCCCTCCAGAAACTCCTCCACTGCCAGTGACCT GGAAGAAAGCTTGAAGCATTGGGAAGTCAACTGGTTGTCATCTCG ACATACAGAAGACATGATAGTCACACCGTTTGCACAG GTCCTCGCCAGCCTGAGGACAGTTCGAAGTAACTTCGCCGTCATAACCGGCCAGCAAGATCGCACGGCCAGCAA AACACGATCTTCAGGCAGCAACCCACCATCCATGTGCAAGACCAGCCTCGCAG AGGAGCCTCATCAGCAGCTGGCCATAGAGACTCTAGATGAGCTGGACTGGTGTCTGGAGCAACTAGAGACGCTGAAAACCCGACACTCTGTCAGTGAGATGGCTTCCAACAAG TTCAAGAGGATGCTGAACCGAGAGCTCAGCCAGCTGTCAGAAACCAGCCGTTCAGGGAACCAGGTGTCTGAATTCATCTCCAGCACCTTTCTGG AGAAACAACATGACATGGACATCATGTCTCCCCCGACCAAggagaaagacaagaaaaagcGTCCTATGTCCCAGATCAGCGGTGTGAAGAAGGCCACCCACAGTCCCAGCCTCGCTCCTTCAACCATTCCTCGATTTGGGGTCAATGCTAGCCAGGAAGGACTCCTAGCTAAG GAACTCGAGGATATAAATCGATGGGGTATTGACATCTTTAAGGTCTCTGAGTATTCTGGGAATCGCCCACTGACAGTCACCATGTACACCATTTTCCAG gaACGTGATCTGCTAAAGTCCTTTAAGATTCCAGTGGATACTTTCATTACCTTCATGATGACTTTGGAGGACCATTATCATGCTGATGTGGCCTACCACAACAACATCCATGCTGCAGACGTGGTCCAATCAACACACGTGCTGCTGTCCACACCTGCGCTGGAG GCTGTGTTTACTGATCTGGAGATCCTCGCTGCGCTGTTCGCCAGCGCCATCCACGACGTGGATCACCCCGGAGTTTCCAATCAGTTTCTCATCAACACCA ACTCAGAGCTGGCCCTGATGTACAATGACTTGTCAGTGCTAGAGAATCACCACCTGGCTGTAGGCTTTAAGCTTCTGCAGGAAGacaactgtgatatttttcagAATCTCAACAAAAAGCAGCGTCAGTCGCTTCGCAAAATGGTCATCGACATG GTGCTCGCCACAGATATGTCCAAACACATGAACCTGTTAGCAGACCTGAAGACCATGGTGGAGACTAAGAAAGTGACCAGCCTGGGAGTCCTGCTTTTAGACAACTATTCAGATCGCATACAG GTTCTTCAGAACATGGTACACTGTGCAGACCTGAGTAACCCGACCAAACCTCTCGAGCTGTACCGCCAGTGGACAGACCGCATCATGGTGGAGTTCTTCAcacagggagacagagagagagagaaaggcatgGAGATCAGCCCCATGTGCGACAAGCACAATGCCTCAGTAGAAAAGAACCAG GTGGGTTTCATCGACTACATCGTTCATCCTCTGTGGGAAACATGGGCCGACCTGGTGCACCCTGATGCGCAGGACATCCTGGACACGCTGGAGGATAACAGAGAGTGGTATCAGAGCATGATCCCCCACAGCCCATCACCTCACCCAGAGggccaggaggaggaggaggaggaggaagatacCTTTGCAGGGGAAGCTTCGGCACACTGTCGGGGTAGCGGGTCTGCTTCTGCTGACAAGTTTCAGTTTAAGCTGACCTTAGAAGAAGAGGGGGAGTCTGACACAGAGAGTCCacctgaggaagaggagggccagagcagcagcaggaggcatGAAATCTATAGATCCGATTCGGCCTCTCCTGCATCGCGAAGGCTTCCCAAAATGCTTACAAGTGACTCGGGCAGGACGTTTTCTTTAGACTCGGAGAAAGATATggcagaagaaagagaaacgGACGAAGGCGTCTCTGGAGTTCCACGCTTTCGAATTGGCACATAG
- the pde4ca gene encoding cAMP-specific 3',5'-cyclic phosphodiesterase 4D isoform X6, whose amino-acid sequence MSVPTNCGFFYSVERSITVRSGNIWGSPCAVNRPIDIMQKRRRFDVENGLSVGRSPLDPQASPNSGLARPTNFPHSQRRESFLYRSDSDFDLSPKGPSRNSSTASDLEESLKHWEVNWLSSRHTEDMIVTPFAQVLASLRTVRSNFAVITGQQDRTASKTRSSGSNPPSMCKTSLAEEPHQQLAIETLDELDWCLEQLETLKTRHSVSEMASNKFKRMLNRELSQLSETSRSGNQVSEFISSTFLEKQHDMDIMSPPTKEKDKKKRPMSQISGVKKATHSPSLAPSTIPRFGVNASQEGLLAKELEDINRWGIDIFKVSEYSGNRPLTVTMYTIFQERDLLKSFKIPVDTFITFMMTLEDHYHADVAYHNNIHAADVVQSTHVLLSTPALEAVFTDLEILAALFASAIHDVDHPGVSNQFLINTNSELALMYNDLSVLENHHLAVGFKLLQEDNCDIFQNLNKKQRQSLRKMVIDMVLATDMSKHMNLLADLKTMVETKKVTSLGVLLLDNYSDRIQVLQNMVHCADLSNPTKPLELYRQWTDRIMVEFFTQGDREREKGMEISPMCDKHNASVEKNQVGFIDYIVHPLWETWADLVHPDAQDILDTLEDNREWYQSMIPHSPSPHPEGQEEEEEEEDTFAGEASAHCRGSGSASADKFQFKLTLEEEGESDTESPPEEEEGQSSSRRHEIYRSDSASPASRRLPKMLTSDSGRTFSLDSEKDMAEERETDEGVSGVPRFRIGT is encoded by the exons ATGAGTGTGCCAACGAACTGTGGGTTCTTTTACTCTGTGGAACGGAGTATCACAGTGCGGAGTGGGAACATTTGGGGATCACCGTGTGCTGTCAACAGGCCTATTGACATCATGCAGAAACGCAGGCG TTTTGATGTGGAGAATGGATTGTCTGTGGGACGCAGCCCCCTGGACCCTCAGGCCAGCCCTAACTCTGGTCTGGCCCGACCGACCAATTTCCCTCACAGCCAGCGGAGGGAATCTTTCCTCTACCGCTCTGACTCCGACTTCGACCTTTCACCCAAAGGTCCCTCCAGAAACTCCTCCACTGCCAGTGACCT GGAAGAAAGCTTGAAGCATTGGGAAGTCAACTGGTTGTCATCTCG ACATACAGAAGACATGATAGTCACACCGTTTGCACAG GTCCTCGCCAGCCTGAGGACAGTTCGAAGTAACTTCGCCGTCATAACCGGCCAGCAAGATCGCACGGCCAGCAA AACACGATCTTCAGGCAGCAACCCACCATCCATGTGCAAGACCAGCCTCGCAG AGGAGCCTCATCAGCAGCTGGCCATAGAGACTCTAGATGAGCTGGACTGGTGTCTGGAGCAACTAGAGACGCTGAAAACCCGACACTCTGTCAGTGAGATGGCTTCCAACAAG TTCAAGAGGATGCTGAACCGAGAGCTCAGCCAGCTGTCAGAAACCAGCCGTTCAGGGAACCAGGTGTCTGAATTCATCTCCAGCACCTTTCTGG AGAAACAACATGACATGGACATCATGTCTCCCCCGACCAAggagaaagacaagaaaaagcGTCCTATGTCCCAGATCAGCGGTGTGAAGAAGGCCACCCACAGTCCCAGCCTCGCTCCTTCAACCATTCCTCGATTTGGGGTCAATGCTAGCCAGGAAGGACTCCTAGCTAAG GAACTCGAGGATATAAATCGATGGGGTATTGACATCTTTAAGGTCTCTGAGTATTCTGGGAATCGCCCACTGACAGTCACCATGTACACCATTTTCCAG gaACGTGATCTGCTAAAGTCCTTTAAGATTCCAGTGGATACTTTCATTACCTTCATGATGACTTTGGAGGACCATTATCATGCTGATGTGGCCTACCACAACAACATCCATGCTGCAGACGTGGTCCAATCAACACACGTGCTGCTGTCCACACCTGCGCTGGAG GCTGTGTTTACTGATCTGGAGATCCTCGCTGCGCTGTTCGCCAGCGCCATCCACGACGTGGATCACCCCGGAGTTTCCAATCAGTTTCTCATCAACACCA ACTCAGAGCTGGCCCTGATGTACAATGACTTGTCAGTGCTAGAGAATCACCACCTGGCTGTAGGCTTTAAGCTTCTGCAGGAAGacaactgtgatatttttcagAATCTCAACAAAAAGCAGCGTCAGTCGCTTCGCAAAATGGTCATCGACATG GTGCTCGCCACAGATATGTCCAAACACATGAACCTGTTAGCAGACCTGAAGACCATGGTGGAGACTAAGAAAGTGACCAGCCTGGGAGTCCTGCTTTTAGACAACTATTCAGATCGCATACAG GTTCTTCAGAACATGGTACACTGTGCAGACCTGAGTAACCCGACCAAACCTCTCGAGCTGTACCGCCAGTGGACAGACCGCATCATGGTGGAGTTCTTCAcacagggagacagagagagagagaaaggcatgGAGATCAGCCCCATGTGCGACAAGCACAATGCCTCAGTAGAAAAGAACCAG GTGGGTTTCATCGACTACATCGTTCATCCTCTGTGGGAAACATGGGCCGACCTGGTGCACCCTGATGCGCAGGACATCCTGGACACGCTGGAGGATAACAGAGAGTGGTATCAGAGCATGATCCCCCACAGCCCATCACCTCACCCAGAGggccaggaggaggaggaggaggaggaagatacCTTTGCAGGGGAAGCTTCGGCACACTGTCGGGGTAGCGGGTCTGCTTCTGCTGACAAGTTTCAGTTTAAGCTGACCTTAGAAGAAGAGGGGGAGTCTGACACAGAGAGTCCacctgaggaagaggagggccagagcagcagcaggaggcatGAAATCTATAGATCCGATTCGGCCTCTCCTGCATCGCGAAGGCTTCCCAAAATGCTTACAAGTGACTCGGGCAGGACGTTTTCTTTAGACTCGGAGAAAGATATggcagaagaaagagaaacgGACGAAGGCGTCTCTGGAGTTCCACGCTTTCGAATTGGCACATAG
- the pde4ca gene encoding cAMP-specific 3',5'-cyclic phosphodiesterase 4D isoform X8: MPEVTYFISISLMFIQFKRMLNRELSQLSETSRSGNQVSEFISSTFLEKQHDMDIMSPPTKEKDKKKRPMSQISGVKKATHSPSLAPSTIPRFGVNASQEGLLAKELEDINRWGIDIFKVSEYSGNRPLTVTMYTIFQERDLLKSFKIPVDTFITFMMTLEDHYHADVAYHNNIHAADVVQSTHVLLSTPALEAVFTDLEILAALFASAIHDVDHPGVSNQFLINTNSELALMYNDLSVLENHHLAVGFKLLQEDNCDIFQNLNKKQRQSLRKMVIDMVLATDMSKHMNLLADLKTMVETKKVTSLGVLLLDNYSDRIQVLQNMVHCADLSNPTKPLELYRQWTDRIMVEFFTQGDREREKGMEISPMCDKHNASVEKNQVGFIDYIVHPLWETWADLVHPDAQDILDTLEDNREWYQSMIPHSPSPHPEGQEEEEEEEDTFAGEASAHCRGSGSASADKFQFKLTLEEEGESDTESPPEEEEGQSSSRRHEIYRSDSASPASRRLPKMLTSDSGRTFSLDSEKDMAEERETDEGVSGVPRFRIGT, from the exons ATGCCAGAAGTGACTTATTTCATCTCCATCTCGTTGATGTTCATTCAG TTCAAGAGGATGCTGAACCGAGAGCTCAGCCAGCTGTCAGAAACCAGCCGTTCAGGGAACCAGGTGTCTGAATTCATCTCCAGCACCTTTCTGG AGAAACAACATGACATGGACATCATGTCTCCCCCGACCAAggagaaagacaagaaaaagcGTCCTATGTCCCAGATCAGCGGTGTGAAGAAGGCCACCCACAGTCCCAGCCTCGCTCCTTCAACCATTCCTCGATTTGGGGTCAATGCTAGCCAGGAAGGACTCCTAGCTAAG GAACTCGAGGATATAAATCGATGGGGTATTGACATCTTTAAGGTCTCTGAGTATTCTGGGAATCGCCCACTGACAGTCACCATGTACACCATTTTCCAG gaACGTGATCTGCTAAAGTCCTTTAAGATTCCAGTGGATACTTTCATTACCTTCATGATGACTTTGGAGGACCATTATCATGCTGATGTGGCCTACCACAACAACATCCATGCTGCAGACGTGGTCCAATCAACACACGTGCTGCTGTCCACACCTGCGCTGGAG GCTGTGTTTACTGATCTGGAGATCCTCGCTGCGCTGTTCGCCAGCGCCATCCACGACGTGGATCACCCCGGAGTTTCCAATCAGTTTCTCATCAACACCA ACTCAGAGCTGGCCCTGATGTACAATGACTTGTCAGTGCTAGAGAATCACCACCTGGCTGTAGGCTTTAAGCTTCTGCAGGAAGacaactgtgatatttttcagAATCTCAACAAAAAGCAGCGTCAGTCGCTTCGCAAAATGGTCATCGACATG GTGCTCGCCACAGATATGTCCAAACACATGAACCTGTTAGCAGACCTGAAGACCATGGTGGAGACTAAGAAAGTGACCAGCCTGGGAGTCCTGCTTTTAGACAACTATTCAGATCGCATACAG GTTCTTCAGAACATGGTACACTGTGCAGACCTGAGTAACCCGACCAAACCTCTCGAGCTGTACCGCCAGTGGACAGACCGCATCATGGTGGAGTTCTTCAcacagggagacagagagagagagaaaggcatgGAGATCAGCCCCATGTGCGACAAGCACAATGCCTCAGTAGAAAAGAACCAG GTGGGTTTCATCGACTACATCGTTCATCCTCTGTGGGAAACATGGGCCGACCTGGTGCACCCTGATGCGCAGGACATCCTGGACACGCTGGAGGATAACAGAGAGTGGTATCAGAGCATGATCCCCCACAGCCCATCACCTCACCCAGAGggccaggaggaggaggaggaggaggaagatacCTTTGCAGGGGAAGCTTCGGCACACTGTCGGGGTAGCGGGTCTGCTTCTGCTGACAAGTTTCAGTTTAAGCTGACCTTAGAAGAAGAGGGGGAGTCTGACACAGAGAGTCCacctgaggaagaggagggccagagcagcagcaggaggcatGAAATCTATAGATCCGATTCGGCCTCTCCTGCATCGCGAAGGCTTCCCAAAATGCTTACAAGTGACTCGGGCAGGACGTTTTCTTTAGACTCGGAGAAAGATATggcagaagaaagagaaacgGACGAAGGCGTCTCTGGAGTTCCACGCTTTCGAATTGGCACATAG